The Terrirubrum flagellatum nucleotide sequence CCGTGTTCTATGGCGCGAGCGAAGTGCGCCTCTCAAACAGCCTGACGGCCCCAAACCGGGGACGAGCTTCGAATCTGCTGCCTGTGATGGCGATGGTCGATCCTGCCTGTCCGAAGGATGTGAAGGCGACCTACCGCGCCGCGACGACAGGCGATTACGATCTGTTCGCAATCTTTCCGCAGCGCGAAAACTATGATCGGAAGGGCGCGGACGAGCGCATGGTGCCGGGCAGCGATCGCTTCAGGATCGGAATCAGGAGCTACATCCAGCATGAGGATCGACATCGCGGAAATCTGACGCCGCGAATCGCGAACATCAGATATCGGCTCAACAACGGCGTTGGCTCCATCGGCTACACCGGCGGAGACGTCGTCCATCACAGCGACGAGGCCGGACGGCCGATGATCTCGAACATCGATTTTCCGTTCATCGCTTTTGTGCCCGGACAGACCGAGGCCTACTGCGTCGAGAACACCGGCGACTTCAAACGTTTCATTGGCGGGCTCACGGCAAGATACGTCGTGTCGCTGAATGCGGGATGGCACCGCGAGATGGGCGTCTCCGTCAGCCATCAGGGCCATTACGAAGTCTGAAAAGCGACGGCTCTCAGCTCGCCTGAGTCGCCGCCGGAGGCTGTTCGTCGCGCCGCCGGCCGGCGACCAGCCAGTAGGCGAAGCCCGCCGCGGCGCCGGTGAAGAAGAGACAGGCGATCGCGCGTTGCTCGGCCGGCGTCGCCGTGCTCAGCGGCGCGCCTGCCGCGGCCGGAAACAGGAGAGTGAGCGCGCCGGCGAGAACCATATGGACGAGCGCGCCGCGCATGCGCGCCAGCTCCGCGATAACGGCGGTGACGAAAACAGGCGCGAGAAGGATCAGCATCATCAGCGACCAGAGGCGCATGAGAACGCGGGTCGGCGCATCGACATCGTCGGTCTCGACGAACGCCGCCCAGAAAGCCTTCCAGGCCGCAATGAATGCGCTGATGAAAGCTTCCCCGAAGTC carries:
- a CDS encoding anthrax toxin-like adenylyl cyclase domain-containing protein, yielding MLRGSHAILATGMPLSHGKVFQEVANQTKCVISSRAVGKWATGLLLESYATKGFHNKAKSCPWGPMAGFVMADPRFTKNPDIAGQRTDLFKTVKDGGSEIPLYITDERRKDLEGPLKRMIRSGGNINEMQYSAQGPTGQTMNFVLRREFEAPGARGKQLWAVFYGASEVRLSNSLTAPNRGRASNLLPVMAMVDPACPKDVKATYRAATTGDYDLFAIFPQRENYDRKGADERMVPGSDRFRIGIRSYIQHEDRHRGNLTPRIANIRYRLNNGVGSIGYTGGDVVHHSDEAGRPMISNIDFPFIAFVPGQTEAYCVENTGDFKRFIGGLTARYVVSLNAGWHREMGVSVSHQGHYEV